A portion of the Limosilactobacillus reuteri genome contains these proteins:
- a CDS encoding nucleoside 2-deoxyribosyltransferase produces MTNQKSKTVYFCAGWFTDKQNKAYADAMNAIKANPTVDVENSYVPLQHQYKGLRVDEHPELLQDREWSTATYNGDRVGVSTSDMLLAVYIPEEEDVGMGVELGMARALGKYIMVVIPDEDFGKPINLMSWGIADNFIKMSELPNYDFNKPSYNFYDGGVY; encoded by the coding sequence ATGACAAATCAAAAAAGTAAGACAGTATATTTCTGTGCAGGATGGTTTACTGACAAGCAAAATAAAGCTTACGCAGACGCGATGAATGCGATTAAAGCTAATCCTACAGTAGATGTAGAAAATTCTTATGTACCATTACAACACCAATATAAAGGATTGCGGGTTGATGAACATCCAGAGCTTTTGCAAGATCGCGAATGGAGTACAGCAACTTACAACGGTGATCGTGTCGGAGTTTCAACTTCTGATATGCTGTTAGCAGTCTACATTCCTGAAGAAGAGGATGTAGGAATGGGTGTTGAATTAGGAATGGCACGCGCACTAGGCAAATATATTATGGTAGTGATTCCTGATGAGGACTTTGGTAAACCAATTAATTTAATGAGTTGGGGAATTGCAGATAATTTCATTAAAATGTCAGAACTTCCTAATTACGATTTTAATAAACCATCTTACAATTTCTACGATGGTGGAGTATATTAA
- a CDS encoding IS30 family transposase yields MTHLNDTMSTSLLTTHKKNAHLTKEERVMIATLKSQGLSNRAIGRQLGVNHQTINNELNRGTVRQLRRQKSNGKIYEYSYYIYSYEAGQATYLEHHRHSGRRRLYYSSKQFLRLADQLMLGEFDDHHYSPQAVIYKARDLMNDGTLIPKSVVTLYQWINEGVLRTSNLDLFEKPKRKHHRTHPQAKRCLGPNIAQRPQTADQRSEIGHWELDTVQGQKNGNDSVVLVMTDRLSRVNITSKIAGKTAHAVNQFFINLRQKMGTDAYYRIFKTITSDNGSEFSELTQVHDHVFYADPYSPWERGSNEINNRFLRKEITKGEAINNYSSAQIIATNDWMNHYPQAMFNGHSSMDIYRKAFYQEISQLHQPIINWSVLFI; encoded by the coding sequence ATGACGCACTTAAATGATACCATGTCTACTAGTTTATTGACTACTCATAAAAAGAATGCTCATCTTACTAAAGAAGAACGTGTGATGATTGCGACTTTAAAGTCGCAAGGACTTTCCAATCGCGCAATTGGTCGCCAATTAGGAGTTAATCATCAAACAATTAATAACGAGCTCAACCGTGGTACGGTCCGCCAACTTCGTCGTCAAAAATCTAATGGTAAGATTTACGAATATTCTTACTACATCTATAGTTATGAAGCTGGTCAGGCCACATATCTTGAACATCACCGCCATTCTGGTCGTCGTCGCTTATATTATTCTTCAAAGCAATTTTTACGATTAGCTGATCAGCTAATGCTTGGTGAGTTTGACGACCACCATTACTCCCCACAAGCGGTTATTTATAAGGCTCGAGATTTAATGAATGATGGCACCCTGATCCCAAAGTCGGTTGTAACTTTATATCAATGGATTAATGAGGGTGTGCTTCGTACGTCCAATTTAGACCTCTTTGAAAAACCTAAACGTAAGCATCATCGAACTCATCCGCAAGCTAAAAGGTGCTTAGGGCCTAATATTGCTCAACGACCTCAAACTGCGGACCAACGGTCCGAAATTGGCCATTGGGAACTAGATACAGTTCAGGGACAGAAAAACGGTAATGACAGTGTTGTACTAGTAATGACTGATCGCCTTTCACGAGTTAATATCACGAGTAAAATTGCTGGTAAAACTGCGCATGCAGTAAATCAGTTCTTTATAAATTTACGCCAGAAAATGGGCACAGATGCTTACTATCGCATCTTTAAGACAATAACCTCTGACAACGGTTCAGAATTTAGTGAGTTAACACAAGTTCACGATCATGTTTTCTATGCTGATCCGTATTCCCCTTGGGAACGTGGATCCAATGAGATCAATAACCGGTTTCTCCGCAAGGAGATTACCAAAGGTGAAGCTATAAATAACTATAGTAGTGCTCAGATCATAGCGACTAATGATTGGATGAATCACTATCCACAAGCTATGTTTAATGGACATTCGTCAATGGATATCTATCGTAAGGCCTTCTACCAAGAGATATCACAGCTCCATCAACCAATAATCAATTGGTCAGTATTATTTATTTGA
- a CDS encoding ISL3 family transposase → MDNDTRTLLNLTDPHLNFPHHWLKYKSIKNVRVAQISCTLSYIPRACPNCGVINRGQILKYGFYQAKYKYGQFRAQPLMLLVNTQRFQCPDCHTTFNATSYLFEKQRTISRDLRREIILRLTRIQTIKDIAHDLFISEASVQRVLLDLADQYKPNLNYLPETLCIDEFKSMRSAKGKMSFIAVDGDRSCLFELLEDRRLRSLFKHYQQFTRAARCRVKYLVMDMNAAYDQLVKTVFPCAQIIYDRFHIAKHLNDTMNHVRIHVFNRLRKGDSAEQKQARRLKRYWRLFLQDRENLSTKVYYEGRYFNRVVNSIMILDLMLAYDQELRATYNFIQSLKRAYNQRDFTTFFQLLKLRPDSVSHYTIHRCQVLARYKEGIKRGFETKFSNGRTEGINNRIKTIKRVACGYRYFTAFKTRIYLIIGHQIQTN, encoded by the coding sequence ATGGATAATGATACAAGGACTCTCCTCAATTTAACAGACCCTCATTTAAATTTTCCTCATCATTGGCTTAAATATAAATCAATTAAAAACGTTCGGGTGGCACAAATATCCTGTACCCTTTCTTATATCCCGCGTGCTTGTCCAAATTGTGGCGTTATTAATCGTGGACAAATCTTAAAATATGGTTTTTATCAAGCTAAATACAAATATGGACAATTTAGGGCTCAACCATTAATGTTGCTTGTTAATACTCAACGTTTTCAATGTCCTGACTGCCATACAACATTTAATGCGACTAGTTATCTTTTTGAAAAGCAACGAACAATTAGTCGTGATTTAAGGCGTGAAATTATTCTTCGGTTAACGCGAATTCAAACAATTAAAGATATTGCCCATGATTTGTTTATCAGTGAAGCTTCGGTCCAGCGGGTCCTTTTGGACCTCGCTGATCAATACAAGCCGAATTTAAACTATCTACCGGAAACACTATGTATTGATGAATTTAAATCAATGCGGAGCGCTAAAGGTAAGATGAGTTTCATCGCTGTTGATGGTGATCGGAGTTGCTTATTTGAACTCCTTGAAGATCGGCGATTACGTAGTTTATTTAAGCATTATCAACAGTTTACACGTGCTGCCCGTTGCCGGGTAAAATATCTGGTAATGGATATGAACGCTGCTTATGATCAACTAGTTAAAACCGTTTTTCCTTGTGCTCAAATCATCTATGATCGCTTTCATATTGCCAAACACCTTAATGATACGATGAATCATGTGCGAATTCATGTCTTCAATCGTTTGCGAAAAGGTGATTCTGCGGAGCAGAAACAAGCTCGGCGCCTTAAACGTTATTGGCGGCTATTTCTTCAAGATCGGGAAAATTTAAGTACAAAAGTTTATTACGAAGGACGTTATTTTAATCGCGTTGTTAATTCCATTATGATCTTAGACTTAATGTTAGCGTATGACCAAGAGTTAAGAGCCACCTATAATTTTATTCAATCCTTGAAGCGTGCTTACAATCAACGTGATTTTACAACTTTCTTTCAATTACTTAAACTCCGGCCAGACAGTGTCAGCCATTATACAATCCACCGTTGTCAAGTTTTAGCGCGCTATAAAGAGGGAATTAAGCGTGGCTTTGAGACGAAGTTCTCAAATGGTCGAACCGAAGGGATTAATAATCGAATTAAAACTATCAAACGAGTTGCCTGTGGTTATCGTTACTTTACGGCATTTAAAACGCGGATTTATTTAATTATTGGCCACCAAATTCAAACTAACTAA
- a CDS encoding ATP-binding protein, with translation MTDSDLKKIHIVFNGQDTPPLKISQLFDANKFNRLTAVTGNVTANFINQYLSRFIKVEVALSSPENYEAKTGDEVITKVALTNALLSAANKKPAKVFEALTSDNQANVLNNLFQVAIAPTQAIHSRFYLLSNSETHDTRVILGSLNLDSASFDKERNQYEEILVFDDDIRLFQNLDNHYKNDIKPVLRPFFTENLLNAAQNQIDESLKDTKGTKNAVVILDNEVTDQIAAADMTDLISHDVQKQIDENKIPAMITKSMRDITTNRSQDKEEAERQIQQHDTIYTLQKTAVSPRAAKPKLKSREKIFKQVQDALISGMTPQQRSAEKKYTTFLYDRPMERNLVNNNSGLYVPNDTGTHPIQFGKIATISQIRDGLKSIDAVLKGYQQYVVDYNDDYGKRFYEAILYSFTAPFLWEIRAKASLNPEDGNDIPNFLILGATAGSGKSTLLRIINQLTWNTDRSLIDFGTIYPTDTPQKKAKTVDAIEHYMKLGSSYPVLMDEIEPYFFQQDQYSRHLVVDTMNELVNNPHAIAPLIGTTNYDSGFTMLRETARRTYYLQIDKVIDDQQKGEANKYIYNVRQTLNNTLFKDFVMRMASLLEDDETPWRAFDEKTGKLDFLANTRKIFRDYYQMADMEIPPYFADEICDDFKESSRNRWAKLYLTQEEDFKYRQQDQSLLFDISKLNTFNGFTADSIEKYRNALPIELCVDGINGKRGKFVEIKADEFFKWIGERNPYAEDTAENEANNEEMLTTNTAEKVTESPVKEQKKGFWARLFG, from the coding sequence ATGACAGATTCAGATCTAAAAAAGATTCATATTGTTTTTAATGGTCAGGATACTCCACCATTAAAGATTAGCCAGCTTTTTGATGCTAATAAGTTCAATCGTTTAACAGCAGTTACTGGTAACGTGACTGCCAACTTTATTAATCAGTATCTAAGTCGATTCATTAAAGTCGAAGTTGCACTGAGCAGCCCTGAAAATTATGAAGCTAAAACTGGTGATGAAGTGATCACTAAGGTTGCTTTAACTAATGCATTGCTATCTGCTGCTAATAAAAAGCCTGCTAAAGTCTTTGAAGCATTAACTAGTGACAATCAAGCAAACGTGTTGAACAATCTTTTTCAAGTTGCAATTGCACCAACCCAGGCTATCCATTCACGTTTTTACCTCCTAAGTAATTCCGAGACCCATGATACTCGTGTGATTTTGGGAAGTCTTAACTTGGACAGTGCTTCATTTGATAAAGAGCGTAACCAATATGAAGAAATATTAGTCTTTGATGATGACATTCGGCTATTTCAAAATCTTGATAACCACTATAAGAATGACATCAAGCCAGTATTACGACCATTTTTTACTGAAAATCTTTTAAATGCAGCACAAAATCAAATTGATGAGAGCTTGAAAGATACTAAAGGAACTAAGAATGCGGTTGTAATTCTTGATAATGAAGTTACAGATCAAATCGCAGCGGCAGATATGACCGACTTGATTAGTCATGACGTTCAAAAACAAATTGATGAAAATAAAATTCCCGCAATGATTACTAAGTCGATGCGAGATATTACGACTAACCGCTCTCAAGATAAAGAAGAAGCAGAACGACAAATTCAACAACACGATACAATTTATACTTTGCAAAAAACGGCCGTATCGCCACGAGCAGCTAAGCCAAAATTGAAATCGCGCGAAAAGATTTTTAAACAAGTTCAGGATGCATTGATTAGTGGTATGACACCACAACAACGGTCAGCAGAGAAGAAGTATACAACGTTCTTATATGACCGTCCGATGGAAAGAAATCTGGTTAACAATAATAGTGGCCTGTACGTACCGAATGATACAGGCACGCACCCAATTCAATTTGGGAAGATTGCGACTATTAGTCAAATTCGTGATGGCTTAAAGAGTATTGATGCGGTATTAAAAGGATATCAGCAATACGTTGTTGACTACAATGATGATTATGGCAAGCGATTCTATGAAGCTATTTTATATAGTTTTACGGCACCATTTTTATGGGAAATTCGTGCGAAAGCTAGTTTGAATCCTGAAGATGGTAATGATATTCCTAACTTCTTGATTCTAGGAGCAACTGCTGGTTCTGGAAAGTCAACTCTATTACGAATTATTAATCAATTGACATGGAATACTGATCGGTCATTAATTGATTTTGGGACTATCTATCCTACAGATACACCGCAGAAAAAAGCAAAAACTGTTGATGCAATCGAGCACTACATGAAGCTTGGAAGTTCATACCCCGTTTTAATGGATGAGATTGAACCATACTTCTTCCAACAGGATCAATATAGTCGGCACTTAGTTGTTGATACGATGAATGAATTGGTTAACAATCCACATGCAATTGCGCCATTAATCGGAACAACTAACTATGATTCTGGTTTTACTATGCTACGTGAAACTGCACGACGGACTTATTATCTTCAAATTGATAAGGTTATTGATGACCAGCAAAAAGGTGAAGCCAATAAATATATCTATAACGTACGACAAACCTTAAATAATACGTTGTTTAAGGACTTTGTAATGCGGATGGCAAGCTTACTAGAGGACGATGAAACGCCATGGCGCGCATTCGATGAAAAGACTGGTAAACTTGACTTCTTGGCAAATACCCGTAAGATTTTCCGCGATTACTATCAAATGGCGGATATGGAAATACCTCCTTACTTTGCAGATGAAATCTGTGATGACTTTAAGGAAAGTTCGCGTAACCGGTGGGCTAAACTTTACCTAACACAAGAAGAAGACTTTAAATACCGCCAGCAAGATCAAAGTTTGTTATTTGATATTTCGAAACTTAATACTTTTAATGGCTTTACTGCCGATAGTATTGAAAAGTACCGAAATGCATTACCAATTGAACTTTGTGTAGATGGTATCAATGGCAAGCGTGGCAAATTTGTGGAAATTAAAGCTGATGAATTCTTTAAATGGATTGGTGAACGCAACCCATATGCTGAAGATACTGCGGAAAACGAAGCAAATAATGAGGAAATGTTAACTACGAATACAGCTGAAAAAGTTACAGAATCGCCTGTTAAAGAACAAAAGAAGGGATTCTGGGCACGATTATTTGGCTAA
- a CDS encoding DUF421 domain-containing protein, with amino-acid sequence MDNYSLIIIKFVLGMLCLILQINLLGKGNLAPTSAIDQVQNYVLGGIIGGIIYNGEISVLEFIMVLLIWTLIVFIVKFAKDHNIWVRRIIDGRPQILIQNGKVLVENCMRAGISANDLMFRLRGHGIYEVAKVKSGILEQNGQLVIIENDEANVRFPLINDGQINIDVMELIHHDEQWVFEQIHKAGYDSVDDIYLGEYINGKLTLIPYPKA; translated from the coding sequence ATGGATAATTATTCATTGATCATTATAAAATTTGTTCTTGGAATGTTATGTTTGATTCTTCAGATTAATTTACTGGGAAAGGGGAATCTCGCACCAACTTCTGCTATTGATCAAGTTCAAAATTATGTTTTAGGTGGGATCATTGGCGGAATCATTTACAACGGTGAGATTTCCGTTCTTGAGTTTATAATGGTACTTTTGATTTGGACATTAATTGTATTTATTGTAAAGTTTGCAAAGGATCATAATATTTGGGTAAGAAGAATCATTGATGGACGGCCACAAATATTAATCCAAAACGGCAAAGTATTGGTTGAGAATTGTATGCGGGCAGGGATCAGTGCTAATGACCTTATGTTTCGTCTTCGTGGTCATGGAATCTATGAAGTTGCTAAGGTTAAAAGCGGAATTTTAGAACAAAATGGTCAGCTTGTAATCATCGAAAATGATGAAGCAAATGTTCGCTTCCCATTAATTAATGATGGCCAGATTAATATTGATGTAATGGAATTGATTCATCATGATGAACAGTGGGTATTTGAACAAATTCATAAAGCAGGTTATGACAGTGTTGATGACATCTATCTTGGAGAATATATTAATGGCAAATTAACTTTAATACCATATCCAAAAGCTTAA
- a CDS encoding YbaN family protein: MIIKLVLKLGWILLGSISFVGGIIGILLPVIPQVPFFLLTIWCITNISPRFHNWLLRNPLYIKYAKPLVNRLENLKHHPKQRAQKINSK, translated from the coding sequence ATGATCATAAAATTAGTATTAAAACTTGGATGGATCTTGTTAGGGAGCATTTCATTCGTTGGTGGGATAATTGGGATACTTCTCCCTGTAATTCCGCAGGTTCCATTCTTCCTCCTCACAATATGGTGTATCACTAACATTTCACCGCGTTTTCACAACTGGCTCCTTCGTAATCCACTCTACATAAAATATGCAAAACCCTTGGTAAATCGGCTTGAAAATCTGAAACATCATCCGAAACAAAGGGCACAAAAAATTAATAGTAAATAA
- a CDS encoding DsbA family oxidoreductase has product MSFQLDPTLPTTTDLSMTEYYAKAHQLTKQEAATQIQKIDQLAADIDLPIKMENAVPVNTLAAHRLIKYIESLNDQALLNKAVKRLYQLYFNDNESIADYEALTGAMNEIGLPVADVKKVLESNQYEDEVRKNERRAFMIGMPSAPLFVINNKYSITGAQPYEVFLEALKKVKNTTK; this is encoded by the coding sequence ATATCATTTCAACTAGATCCAACGTTGCCAACAACAACTGATTTATCAATGACAGAATATTATGCAAAAGCTCATCAACTAACTAAGCAAGAAGCTGCTACACAAATACAAAAAATTGATCAACTTGCTGCCGATATTGATTTACCAATTAAAATGGAAAATGCGGTTCCTGTTAATACATTAGCTGCTCATCGCTTAATAAAATACATTGAAAGTTTAAATGACCAAGCATTACTTAATAAAGCTGTTAAACGCCTTTATCAACTTTATTTTAATGATAATGAATCAATCGCGGACTATGAAGCTCTAACTGGTGCAATGAATGAAATTGGATTACCTGTTGCTGATGTTAAAAAAGTTCTTGAATCTAATCAGTATGAAGATGAGGTTCGAAAAAACGAACGGCGCGCATTTATGATTGGAATGCCAAGTGCACCGTTATTTGTGATTAATAATAAGTATTCAATCACTGGTGCGCAACCTTACGAAGTATTTTTAGAAGCCTTGAAAAAAGTAAAAAATACAACTAAATAG
- a CDS encoding LapA family protein, giving the protein MKKQSTTIVSIVILIIIAIFALLNTASVVVNLFGAQVKTPLVLLIFICLLIGAIIIYLLSFSNHLKTNKQLKELQSSRVSKDELKKYQKKIDQLQKENAQLKQRLKSQTSVEKP; this is encoded by the coding sequence ATGAAAAAGCAATCCACAACCATTGTTTCAATCGTTATTCTAATTATAATTGCAATCTTTGCACTATTAAATACAGCATCCGTAGTAGTCAATCTTTTTGGAGCCCAAGTAAAAACGCCCCTGGTGCTGCTAATTTTTATCTGTTTACTTATTGGGGCTATTATTATTTACTTACTATCATTTTCCAATCACCTCAAAACTAATAAGCAATTAAAAGAATTACAATCATCGCGTGTTAGTAAGGACGAATTAAAAAAGTATCAGAAAAAGATTGATCAACTGCAAAAAGAAAATGCACAGTTAAAGCAACGACTTAAAAGTCAAACTTCCGTAGAAAAGCCATAA
- a CDS encoding alpha/beta hydrolase — MKHTLKVDQVRDGLWLDSDITYTQVPGWLGNTTRDLKLSVIRHFQTNDDTRYPVIFWFAGGGWMDTDHNVHLPNLVDFARHGYIIVGVEYRDSNKVQFPGQLEDAKAAIRYIRANAKRFQADPNRFIAMGESAGGHMASMLGVTNGLNQFDKDANLDYSSDVQVAVPFYGVVDPLTAKTGSASNDFDFVYRNLLGAEPENAPELDSAANPLTYVNSNSTPFLIFHGTEDVVVPIKDSEKLYDALVENNVPAELYEIEGASHMDVRFLQPQIFKIVMDFLDKYLTRP; from the coding sequence ATGAAACATACGCTTAAAGTTGATCAAGTACGTGACGGTTTATGGCTAGATTCAGATATTACGTATACGCAAGTTCCTGGATGGCTTGGTAATACAACGCGAGATTTGAAGCTTTCAGTCATTCGGCATTTTCAAACTAATGATGATACACGTTATCCAGTAATTTTTTGGTTTGCTGGTGGTGGCTGGATGGATACTGATCACAATGTTCATCTGCCGAATTTGGTTGATTTTGCTCGGCATGGTTATATTATTGTTGGTGTCGAATATCGTGATAGCAATAAAGTTCAGTTTCCTGGGCAATTGGAAGATGCTAAGGCTGCCATTCGTTATATAAGAGCTAATGCCAAGCGCTTTCAAGCTGATCCTAATCGGTTTATTGCGATGGGAGAATCAGCTGGTGGTCATATGGCAAGTATGCTAGGTGTTACTAACGGTCTTAACCAATTCGACAAGGATGCTAATTTAGATTACTCTAGTGATGTTCAAGTAGCAGTTCCTTTTTATGGTGTGGTTGATCCCTTAACCGCTAAAACAGGAAGTGCATCAAACGATTTTGATTTTGTTTACCGTAACTTGCTTGGCGCTGAGCCTGAAAACGCTCCTGAGCTTGATTCTGCCGCAAATCCCCTCACCTATGTAAATTCTAATTCTACGCCCTTTCTTATCTTTCATGGGACAGAAGATGTCGTTGTTCCAATCAAAGATAGTGAAAAGCTTTATGATGCATTAGTTGAAAACAACGTTCCTGCTGAATTATACGAAATTGAAGGTGCAAGTCACATGGATGTAAGATTCCTTCAACCACAGATATTTAAAATTGTAATGGATTTTTTAGATAAGTATTTAACTCGGCCATAG
- a CDS encoding HAD-IIB family hydrolase → MGKYRFIAIDVDGTLLDDNDKFDVNRLNKDIELLQQQNYHFIIASGNSYDALSTIFQPCPLVKEFVAENGGRLIINGKSVYGKTHSITTLQQLHTFIKHTFPNPDILSLSGETQTILAEQYRDVPVPFYPHHTYFSDLQKITEPIYNLNIGWAKRKLPQTIIQGYVNQLNEQFSGLIQATYSGAYGIDILPAGVNKALGLKRLVENYLNGTLDQVVAFGDTSNDIEMLSKAGYGYAMKNATADLLKVADKVTKYDNNHAGLLSEIEHQFINR, encoded by the coding sequence ATGGGAAAATATCGTTTTATTGCGATCGATGTTGATGGTACCTTACTAGATGATAATGATAAATTTGACGTTAACCGTTTAAATAAAGATATTGAACTATTACAACAACAAAACTACCACTTTATTATTGCGAGTGGGAATAGTTACGATGCATTGTCTACGATCTTTCAGCCTTGTCCACTTGTAAAAGAATTTGTAGCAGAAAATGGCGGACGGCTGATAATAAACGGCAAATCTGTCTACGGCAAGACTCATTCAATTACGACACTGCAACAGCTTCATACTTTTATTAAGCATACGTTTCCTAACCCTGATATCTTATCTTTATCTGGCGAAACACAAACAATCCTGGCTGAGCAGTATCGAGATGTTCCAGTCCCTTTTTATCCCCACCACACATATTTTTCTGATCTTCAAAAAATCACTGAACCAATCTACAACTTAAACATTGGCTGGGCCAAACGCAAATTACCCCAAACTATTATCCAAGGATATGTAAATCAATTAAATGAACAGTTTTCAGGCTTAATTCAAGCAACTTATAGTGGGGCTTATGGTATTGATATCCTACCAGCAGGTGTAAATAAGGCCTTGGGATTAAAAAGACTAGTTGAAAACTACTTAAACGGAACCCTAGATCAAGTAGTTGCTTTCGGGGATACTTCAAATGATATTGAGATGCTATCAAAAGCTGGTTATGGATATGCAATGAAAAACGCCACTGCTGATCTGCTGAAAGTTGCTGATAAAGTGACAAAATACGATAACAATCATGCTGGTCTATTGTCAGAGATTGAGCATCAATTTATTAACCGTTAG
- a CDS encoding alpha/beta hydrolase — translation MKKSFKIAGISIGSLILFAFGIQGFLLRGTPGQHLSPQNYQSNLEYSSIPTLLIPGWGGSTITYNKMIKYYQQKNIAQKVLTIWVAPNGRIWTEGDFHGQKNALIQVLFTWNYNGTYHPQIKQLTGVLNYLQKHYHMQKINVVAHSYGGTEFIHAYMGSKYLQDHMRLNKVVFLGVPVEESLSDQLKYRYHLVDKSTDKNFHQLFLEMKNWQLNYPVEIYNLMGSEEDSKTTDGAVPHIQSEMLKSLIKAHPSIEYHQKVYPQTTHYQLHHRTKILNSIANILWGRN, via the coding sequence ATGAAAAAATCGTTCAAAATTGCCGGAATTAGTATTGGTAGCCTAATTCTTTTTGCTTTTGGTATTCAAGGTTTCTTATTACGCGGAACTCCTGGTCAGCACCTTTCACCACAAAATTATCAAAGTAACCTGGAGTATTCTTCTATTCCCACCTTGCTTATTCCTGGTTGGGGTGGAAGCACAATTACTTATAATAAGATGATTAAGTACTATCAGCAAAAAAATATTGCGCAAAAAGTTTTAACGATCTGGGTTGCCCCTAATGGACGTATCTGGACTGAGGGGGACTTTCACGGGCAAAAGAATGCCTTAATTCAAGTTTTATTTACTTGGAACTATAATGGTACCTACCATCCACAGATCAAGCAATTAACGGGTGTTCTAAATTATTTGCAGAAACACTATCATATGCAGAAAATTAATGTTGTTGCCCATTCATATGGGGGAACAGAATTTATTCACGCTTATATGGGCTCAAAATATCTTCAAGACCATATGCGGTTAAATAAAGTAGTCTTTTTAGGGGTACCAGTTGAAGAAAGCCTTAGCGATCAGTTAAAATACCGCTATCATTTGGTTGATAAATCGACGGACAAGAATTTTCACCAATTATTTTTGGAGATGAAAAATTGGCAGCTGAATTATCCTGTTGAGATTTATAATTTAATGGGTAGTGAAGAAGACAGTAAAACAACTGATGGTGCTGTTCCGCATATCCAATCAGAAATGTTAAAATCATTAATTAAAGCCCATCCATCAATTGAGTATCATCAAAAAGTGTATCCCCAAACCACTCACTATCAATTACATCATCGAACAAAAATTTTAAACAGTATCGCTAACATTTTATGGGGAAGGAATTAA
- a CDS encoding DUF3290 family protein, translating into MTFYTISYLSNHQHMNQLFNYIAIIIFVLLIAVMAFLYLRHRLITRYRDLGIIFFLLLLLFIGFQVTDMEKSTTQQSQTTQMIPFIKAVARDHDVSPQKVVVNSTILTDGILVRIEDRDYRVNLSQTGDNYTLTRAHVVNHQVNLMK; encoded by the coding sequence TTGACATTTTATACAATTAGCTATTTATCAAACCACCAACATATGAATCAACTGTTTAATTATATTGCTATTATCATCTTTGTCCTTCTGATTGCAGTAATGGCATTTTTATATTTACGGCATCGCCTTATTACCCGTTATCGTGATTTAGGGATAATTTTCTTTTTGCTATTATTACTCTTTATTGGCTTTCAAGTTACCGATATGGAAAAAAGTACGACCCAGCAATCTCAAACAACTCAAATGATTCCTTTTATTAAGGCAGTTGCTCGGGATCATGATGTTTCTCCACAAAAAGTAGTTGTTAACTCCACGATTCTAACGGATGGGATTCTTGTCCGGATTGAAGATCGCGATTATCGCGTCAATTTAAGTCAAACGGGAGATAACTATACCCTTACACGAGCACATGTTGTTAATCATCAAGTTAATTTAATGAAGTAG